In Bacteroidales bacterium, a single genomic region encodes these proteins:
- the purD gene encoding phosphoribosylamine--glycine ligase, protein MNILLIGSGGREHAIAWKLAQSPQLQHLFIAPGNAGTFQVGNNVPIGVNDFEALGQFAVREQVSMVVVGPEEPLVKGVSDYFSGHPELKHISVIGPSKQGAQLEGSKDFAKEFMSRHGIPTAAYRSFAKEQETEAHDFIRSLSPPYVLKADGLAAGKGVVIVDTPEKAFAELHEMFSGKFGDAGKKVVIEEFLSGIELSVFALTDGNDYVILPEAKDYKRIGEGDTGLNTGGMGAVSPVPFADKVFMDKVEDRIVRKTVEGLRKDGIPYKGFIFFGLISVQGEPKVIEYNVRMGDPETEVVMPRIESDLLELLQAVASENIGSKTVRVSSQAATTVMLVSGGYPGDYEKGKIIEGLGQTEDCMVFHAGTSLEKQQVLTSGGRVIAVTGLADNMEDALEKSNRNAEIIRFEGKNYRKDIGFDLKK, encoded by the coding sequence ATGAATATATTATTGATCGGTTCCGGTGGTCGTGAACACGCTATAGCGTGGAAATTAGCACAAAGTCCTCAATTACAACATTTGTTTATTGCTCCCGGCAATGCCGGTACTTTTCAGGTAGGCAATAATGTCCCTATCGGCGTTAATGATTTTGAAGCATTGGGACAATTTGCAGTACGGGAACAAGTCAGTATGGTAGTGGTCGGTCCTGAAGAACCTTTGGTTAAAGGTGTATCGGATTACTTTTCCGGACATCCGGAATTAAAACATATTTCCGTGATCGGCCCATCGAAGCAGGGAGCACAATTAGAAGGGAGCAAGGATTTTGCCAAGGAATTTATGTCGCGTCATGGTATACCTACTGCAGCATACCGGAGTTTTGCAAAAGAACAGGAAACGGAAGCCCATGATTTTATCCGGAGTCTTTCCCCTCCTTATGTCCTGAAGGCTGACGGGTTGGCTGCCGGAAAAGGTGTAGTCATTGTTGATACACCTGAAAAGGCTTTTGCTGAATTACATGAAATGTTTTCCGGAAAATTCGGTGACGCCGGGAAAAAGGTAGTTATTGAAGAGTTTCTTTCTGGAATCGAGTTGTCCGTATTTGCCCTGACCGATGGAAATGATTATGTCATTCTTCCCGAAGCCAAAGATTACAAGCGGATAGGAGAGGGGGATACAGGTCTGAATACTGGAGGAATGGGGGCTGTTTCGCCTGTCCCGTTTGCAGATAAGGTATTTATGGACAAGGTGGAAGACCGGATTGTACGTAAAACGGTAGAGGGTCTTCGCAAGGATGGTATTCCGTACAAGGGATTTATCTTTTTTGGGCTGATCAGTGTGCAGGGAGAACCGAAAGTCATAGAATATAATGTCCGTATGGGCGATCCGGAAACAGAGGTGGTCATGCCAAGGATCGAATCAGACCTGTTGGAGTTGTTGCAGGCGGTAGCCTCGGAAAATATCGGATCAAAGACGGTCCGTGTTAGCTCACAGGCAGCCACAACAGTCATGTTGGTATCGGGAGGATATCCCGGTGACTATGAAAAAGGAAAAATCATCGAGGGATTAGGACAAACGGAAGACTGTATGGTATTTCATGCCGGTACTTCCTTAGAAAAGCAACAAGTGCTTACTTCGGGTGGAAGGGTCATTGCCGTTACCGGATTGGCGGATAATATGGAAGATGCCCTGGAAAAATCCAACCGTAATGCGGAAATTATACGTTTTGAAGGTAAAAATTACAGGAAAGACATAGGATTCGACCTGAAGAAATAA
- the ruvX gene encoding Holliday junction resolvase RuvX, with translation MGRILAIDYGRKRTGLAVTDPLQIIAGGLETVSTEKILDWLAAYLSREQVDTIIVGCPTMLDGSVSDTMTQYVTPFINRLTKRFPHMKVVLVDERFTSKLAVRAMIEGGMKKKDRENKANVDKLSATILLQGYLDQIKGF, from the coding sequence ATGGGACGTATTTTGGCCATCGATTACGGACGTAAACGTACGGGATTAGCGGTTACCGATCCGTTGCAGATCATTGCCGGGGGATTGGAAACGGTATCTACGGAAAAGATCTTGGACTGGCTGGCTGCTTATCTGTCAAGAGAGCAGGTGGATACTATTATCGTAGGTTGCCCGACCATGCTTGACGGAAGTGTTTCAGACACCATGACCCAATATGTTACTCCTTTTATCAACCGACTGACAAAGCGGTTTCCGCATATGAAAGTGGTACTGGTGGATGAACGCTTTACTTCCAAACTGGCAGTCCGTGCTATGATTGAGGGAGGAATGAAAAAGAAGGACCGGGAAAATAAGGCCAATGTAGATAAATTAAGCGCTACTATTTTACTTCAGGGGTATCTCGACCAGATAAAAGGATTCTAG